A single genomic interval of Phocoena sinus isolate mPhoSin1 chromosome 15, mPhoSin1.pri, whole genome shotgun sequence harbors:
- the CHP2 gene encoding calcineurin B homologous protein 2 encodes MGSRSSHAARIPDVDSIQRETGFSQASLLRLYHRFRALDRNKKGYLSRVDLQEIGALAVNPLGDRIIDSFFPDGSLQLDFPGFVRVLAHFRPVDVEDHGNRDPQEPEPLNSRMNKLRFAFQLYDLDRDGKISRHEMLQVLRLMVGVQVTEEQLESIADRTVQEADEDGDGAVSFLEFTKSLEKMNIEQKMSIRILK; translated from the exons ATGGGCTCCCGCAGCTCCCACGCCGCCAGGATCCCCGACGTGGACAGCATCCAGCGGGAGACCGGCT TCTCGCAGGCCAGTCTGCTCCGCCTCTACCACCGGTTCCGAGCGCTTGACAGGAATAAGAAGGGCTACCTCAG CCGCGTGGATCTGCAGGAGATCGGGGCGCTGGCCGTGAACCCTCTGGGAGACCGCATTATAGACAGCTTCTTCCCTGACGG gagtCTGCAACTGGACTTCCCAGGCTTTGTCAGAGTCCTGGCTCACTTTCGACCTGTAGATGTTGAGGACCACGGAAACCGGGACCCGCAGGAACCCGAGCCCCTCAACAGCAGAATGAACAAACTTCGCT TTGCATTCCAGCTCTATGACCTGGATCGAGATGGAAAGATCTCCAGGCATGAGATGCTGCAG GTACTCCGGCTGATGGTTGGGGTACAGGTGACAGAAGAGCAGCTGGAGAGCATTGCCGACCGCACAGTGCAGGAAGCCGACGAAGATGGGGATGGCGCTGTGTCCTTCCTGGAGTTCACCAAG TCCTTAGAGAAGATGAACATCGAGCAGAAAATGAGCATCCGGATCCTGAAGTGA